Part of the Lotus japonicus ecotype B-129 chromosome 6, LjGifu_v1.2 genome, gcaagcccaaaaaacgcGCTATAGCGGTGAACCCTCAGAGTGCTacgctatagcgcgctattaacaagcctggACTATATAGTGCTAATAACAATTAAAAAGCTATGAATTTGATATATTTAAGGAAATAGATACAAGTTATTGCATTCTGGTTGCATTATATGATATTTGATAATGAGTAAAATTCAAAGATTTCATGTGGAAAATTCGCAGGAGCCGTTATCTAGCTTGGCTGCTGAATATCAATCAGGCAGTGCTATTTTGCTCGAGAAAATCAAGGTTTGCTCAACCTTTTATATCTATTTCCTGCATCTTATCATGTTCTTGAATCATTCTCTTATTTCTTCTTAATGCAGGTGCTTGATCAGCAATATGCTGCCATTCGGCGAACTCGCGGAGATGGAAACTGCTTCTTTCGCGGCTTCATGTTTTCGTACCTTGTATGTTTTATTGTATCTTAGCTTAGAAGCATCTAGTTTAACATCAGATGGTTATTCTTGGGGTCTATGGATTATAGAATCAAATACTCTGATAATTTGATCAATttataaattttcttttttaaggAGCATGTTCTGGTATCTCAAGACCAAGCTGAAATTGATCGTATCCAAGCCAATGTTGAAAAAAGTAGAACAGCACTGCAGACCTTGGGTTACACAGAGTTAActtttgaagattttttttcGGTAACTTATCAATTGCATTTGTCTCTGGGTTTTTGTACATATATTTCTGCTTCTTATTTCGTAAATATCTTAAGATATACTAGCAAGAAATGCATACCCACTAAACAAAAATGCTCCAAAAATAGGTGTATTGCACTGGGTGGTGTACTGAATAATCTCTGCTAACGTATGGGAAATGCCGGACTAGATATTCCATATATCCAGTTTTAATTTGTGAACAGTTTCTTTAGTGATGTGAATATCAGGTGACAAAAATTTATTGATATAGGGAATAGGGatggattttattttttattcaaattttcCCCAAAATTTGAAGAAATGAAATATATGTGCTAATTACCATGTGATGGCTCGTTTGTTTTCAATGTTATGATACTTACTCTCCAACTCTTCCTTCCTTTCAAAATGGTAATAGAGGATGTTAACTTTGAACCTGAGATCCTATGAAATCTTAAACTGAAAATTCCAGGCCCCATAAAGTTCATTTATGGAGCTGGCAAGGTGCTTTCAATTGGAAATGGCTAATTAGACCTATGGTCTGGTGTGTTTTTGGTCATGGAAGAAGTTATTCATAACATTTTTTAGTAACTTAtccaataaaattataaaagcttATGATTGTTAAAAAAGTTTGTAAACCATACAATAGAACAAATATAGGCTGCATTCAATCTTAAGAAAGTTTTCTATTGAAGGAAAGAATTTGGAAAATTCTATGGGATATACGTCTTCTGTTTGCCTTGGTGAATAGATTGGCAAATCCAGAAATATATTGTACATTTATTTGAAAATGCTTTGACTGGACATCTGGGAACCCCCAAAAaatgtttcaattttttaatctGTAGAGGTGCTTTTAGAGGTTTAAAAGCTTATACGTGCAATTGTTTTCCTCTTCTAAGGATATAAATTTACCTTTTATTATCTCACTGTAAAATATTTTCAGTTATTCATTGAGCAGCTGGAAAGTGTTATTCAAGGGAAAGAGACTTCCATAAGGTGTTAACTTGTTCCTTCACCATGAATTTACATTGACAATCTTGATGTGGGCATATGATATGCTCTCAGGATATTCATTATCACCATTAATTTTTTATCTGACACTAATTTTCTTATTCTTATTCTTTCTGCATTGCGACTCTCTATGTATGAacttaatatatatatgttttatgATCACAGTCATGAAGAGCTTGTTCTTAGAAGCCGAGATCAGTCAATATCTGATTATGGTGAGTGACTTAAAACCTGTCCCAATTTTCAAATGCCTTGATCTCATCTTTTTTATATGCCTTGACAATTTTGCTTTGGTAGTTGTTATGTTCTTCAGATTTGTTACCTCTGCTGAAATACAGAAGCGCTCAGAATTTTTTGAACCTTTCATACTGGGCTTAACTAACACGACAGTTGAGCAGGTTTGTTCAGTGCTAAGAATTTTTTCTGTCCCTCCAAAAGTTGTTAGTATATCTAGTATCTGATAAAATATAAAGAAGACAACCATCACTTCTATTGTTGAAAAACTGTCCATGGTCTAAGTCTTctgattttaatatattatcccCCATGTCTCTGTGTTTTTAGTTTTGCAAATCATCTGTTGAACCAATGGGTGAAGAGAGCGATCATGTGCACATTACTGCCCTTTCAGACGCATTGGGCGTTCCAATTCGTGTTGTGTACCTTGACCGCAGCTCATGTGATACTGGTGGTGTCAGTGTTAATCATCATGATTTCATGCCAGTTGCTGGTGATCTCCCAAATGCTAGTAGCTCTGAAAAGAATACTCCTTTCATCACGTTACTATATCGCCCTGGTCACTATGATATCCTCTACCCAAAGTGATGAGTGATGACCTCTTGGGAAGCTCCGTTACTTGTTGCTTTTTATATGATCTGTACTTTGTATCTTGTTAATGTTGAATGGTCAATTGTCTAAAACGTGTTACCTATTTTGAAGAGATTGATCAACAAAGTACATCAAGATTAACACATTAATAATCAAAACTCACCTTGATTGCTATTTTCCCATTCCATTATAGTTGGCTTACCTTGCTTTCATTCTTCCAAGTATCTATGTGCATTGGTAGTTAGTAATTAGTGTGATGGCATGGCTCTTGGTGGCTCCTGCAGTAACGATGCAGATGCATTATCTCATCCTGAATGTTACCGTTCCGCACCTATAATCATTTTTTCCATCAATCCATGTAGTTTTTATGGATCATCTGGCTGTGTGTGGACCATATATCTTTAGTACTTTTGGGTTTTGGCAGGGATGTGAATGTGATAATGGGCAATGGGATTGGATTGGTGGTTGGGTTTCTTATGTGTTATGGCAAACAAAAGTTCTCAAAGGGACCTGAAAATTCGTTCGCTCAGCCTATCCAaaattcattattatttttggCTAGCTCATGTACTTTCGACTTCAACCAAGGTATGGAATTTTCATCCACGCAATGATGAAACCTAGGTTATTTAGAATATTGGCAGTAAAACGTAATAAATTTATCTGTACAGAAGTTTTTAGGTACAGATCTTGTTATAGTAAATTCATTTGTAACTATATTTTCCACTATAATCAAGGCCTAGAATTGCAGGTCATTTATATTTGTGTAAATTAGTTTATATCAACTAGTAAATCCAAGGTTAAATAATGAAGTGCATCATTATTGTTCAGTCCTAACATTTTCTGTATTTGTAAAGGGTTTTTCTCGCTGCACTCAATAGTCATCTATGGGCTCCAAGTCTTTCAAAGAGAAGTTATGAGATTTACAATGTCTATCAAACTGTGCATCATTTTAACACCTGATTTAGCAGGGTGCATTTGGTTGCAATTTAGAATAATAATTGATAAATCCTTAAAGAAATATATTTCAGAATTACATTATAAGCTAAATGAGTCTTTAATTTATATAAGTGCATTATTGCAGTTTTATTCTTTCATGTTTAGTATTGAATATAGTACTTGTGGTAGATAAACTGTGCACCCAAAAAATAATGGTTTGATAGTGAAGACGAATCTCAGTATTGGTTATTCCATTTGCTGACTTCCTTTGTTTTTTAGCTACTTTCCTAGCAAGGAGCCTAGACAACTTTTTCTTCTCAATTTTCTCCTAGATAGAATTCAttaatttagtaattttatgTTATAATTGATTGGAAAGTGCCTAGAAGACTTGGGAAAGTTCTAAAATCTAATTAGAAATCCTTATGACTATGTTAAAGGTCGGCACGATGTATACCTTCTATGCTGTTTCCAcgctttaattttaattttttatgatatGATGCCTATTAGCATTGCCTACTCACCAGTACACAGGAAACAACCAAATCGATAAAAATAATAAGGGCAATAATAAGTGGCATTGTTGAATAACATTTCAACAAACTAAATCCAGAAAAAAAAGGAAGCACCATATAGAACTACAAGTCATGGAGATGAGATGGTAAGAGAGAAAATGAGGGCATTCAAAGGGTTAAAGAGATGAGTTTAACAGCCTAAAGGTCACTAAAAATTGCTTCCTCCAAAAGTTCCttagaattgttcatcaaagcaGGACTCAACCTGAACATGAGTGTGCAGAACTCCATCTCATCCAGAGCGCCATCTCCATCTATGTCCCCTTCTCTCAGCATGCACATGATCTCCTCGTCGCTCATCCCTTCTAACCCGAGCAATGCAGAGTTCCTCTTCAAGCTCTCAAATGTGATCACTTTCTTCTCCGTGTCCATCAACAACTGAAACCCATTTGTCAGCTCCTTCATAAACCCCTCAGTACCCAGTTTCTCCATCATCGCCGGGAAGTAGTCCTCGAAAACAATCGGGCTCTTCTTCGATGCCATCTGAATCTCttaataaagaaagaaagaattaGAAACAGGAGAAAAGGCCTAATTTGTGTTCTATAGTGGGAACAATGTTGGGGAAAATCTTCTCTTGTAGGGAAGTTATCTATGTGACTATGTGCATTTATATGGTAAGATGAAGAATGAAAAAGACACAGAAAGTGTTTAAGGAAAGAGTAATGATAGGTGTTGATAAGAAGTTGACAAGTATGGTACAGTATTAAAAAATAGAGCAATAGAGGGGGAAGTTGTTGCTAAGCACTAATTTTGCTTGCAAGAATTGGAAGCCGTTTTCTTGTTACTCTTTCCTGGAAGGTGCGTGGGAACCTCTATAGTGAGTGTGAGGCGTGACTAGTGAATGTACAAAATGGTTATAATGACTCATGGGGTTAGCATTTTGCTTTCTGTCATATATAAAATTTTGGTACTTTCCTCAGTTTTGGACACAGCCAGTTTACGCTTTACTGGCAAATCCCAACACGAAAGTTACAAACAACCAAAGCAAGAATCAAAAACGAAGATGCTGTGATGTAGCTATACAATCCAAAGAGTTGACccacatatataattaaatgGAGAGCCAAGTTCCTTTcttcaatattttcaatttggATTCAAGTGATGTACAAAAGTATGGATCATGTAAATTTTAGCCAATATATAATTACTTGAATGCTAGAGGATTTATTCAATTGAAACATTGAAAAGTATGACATACTTTTGTCTTAGACTACGTAGGTTTGTTGTAAAAAACAGACTAAAGGTTTATAATTATAGTGTCTTCAATTGGTAAATGGTAACAAAAGCTAATGCCTTGATGGATTAATGCTCCATGAACTGGGAAAGGGGACATGGCCATTGGCTTTGTTGGTTTCTTTCTGGTCATCTTTTCATGGCTTTTTGGAAGGTGCCGAAATGTTCTGTCTTTCTGGATGTTATAAAGAAAAGCAATAAAGGGGTTACAAAATAGAAATTTCATGTAGTTTTCTATAGTTTGGATTTAGCTCACTGTTTGCACAATTTCTGTCACAAATGCTTTGGATTTCTGCAGTAATGTGGCTTCTATGAAACACAGTCTGACAAAATGTCTGCCCTGTGTACGGATTTCATGTGATGGCACTTGGGCCTACAAATAAAACTGTtatagaagtttttttttttacatttataGTATACTTTTTATAACATATTTACCCAGTTGCGAtaccaattttattttttttttaaatcgcaGTTTtaccaattttaaattttttactttctttaATGCGCCAGAAAATTCCGTCACTGCTCTTTACTTTGCGACGGAAATTTCCCTATCAAATAGCCGTCGCTAATTCAGTTTCTGAAATTCACAAGGCTTTTGTGACGGAACAGACTTCTGTCGCAAATGAATTTCTGTCGCTAAATATTTTGCGACGGAGTACTTCTCCTCCACATTCCGTcactaaatatatattaaataatttttttttatctgaatgtaacagaaaaataaaaaaatctgcaAGTCAAAACACACTTTTTTGACAGTTTAAGACCTTGTAGGGGCTGCGCCTACCGTGGGTGGTTTTGAAACTGACCCACGGTGGTACACTTTTACTATTTGTATGATAAGACAAAACTAACCTTCATTCTTAAATATTTTCCATGTTTATCCTTCACCTaaattctttcttcttcatctttttttcatttgttaCCACCGCCCCTTTCTCTCCATGTTCTTCATAAAACAACCAATCTTCAACAACCATGCTGCTCCTCCCACCGCCGCAAAACCACCCCAAACTACCCAGAGAAAGCAACGGGAAGCACCCGGGTTACAGAGGGGTTCGAATGCGGGCATGGGGCAAATGGGTATCCAAAATCCGCGAGCCCCGCAAGAAGAATCGGATCTGGCTCGGCACATTCGCCACCCCGGAGATGGCGGCGCATGCTCACGGCGTCGCTGCTCTCGCTCTGCCATGCTCAACTTCCCTAACCTCGCAGGTTCATTGCCCCGACCCGAATCCCAATCGCCTAGAGACAATTTTGGATCTGGGTTTTGCTCTTGAACCCTTGCAATTTCGTATCTGGGTTTTGTCAATGCGATTTTGGATCTGGGTGAGAATTATGGTGGATCCATGGTAGTTGGATGAGGGCTAAGTGTAAGAGcttcaatttttcattttatgagTGGATTACCAACCCACGGTATTGCTTGGGAAGCCTACGAGctgttaatttattttatatgatGCCTGAAGTGTTGATCTCATGGAAATTGAAAGGTTTTTTTATGCAGTGGTCTTGCTTGTACAGTTTGGAATGCAATTGAGTTTATGGCCAGAATTCACAAACTGAATAATGCAGAACTGAAGGTCTGTCAGAGAAACTTGCAGCTAGGAAATTAAAGTATGCAAGGAGTGTTAGTGGTCTTTATGCCTACTGTAGCTTCGTTTTGTGATGTTGCTGAGATACACTCTTTGGTTTTTGGGGGTTGCCAAGTAGAAAAATAGGTACTGGACTTATGTTAGTTTGTGGCTCAATTATTTCCTCTGTTTTCTTAGTGTGGTGGTTTTCTGGGAAGTTTGTATATTCTCCCtgttttttctgtttttccTTCACTGTACTTACCATGGGTTGAGGTATCCTTAGTACCTCCTCAATACAATTTTGCTTACCTAAAAAAATGGTGGATCCATGGTGGTGGTGCTGGTAGGCTGAGGGAGATTCACGGTGGAAGTATAGTGGTTCAAGGACTGTAGTGAGGTTGAAGCAAGTATGGGAAGTGGAAGGGTATTTTAGTaaagttaaatatatttaattaatgaatttttattattattaactgATCTGGACCGTtcaaataaaaacattaaatctAACGGTGAAAAATTGAACTGAACCACCGTGGAACTGACCCACGCTAGGCAAAACCCCTTGTAGGACTAAGGATAAACTGAAAAGTAAAATAAAGGCTTAaaagcacatttggtcccccacaaATGCGAGTTGTGCAAAATGAGTCCCTAAACTATTTATTTAGCATTCTCAGTCCCCCACGTTTTCTCCTATTACCACATTTAGTCCTTCTGTTAGATTTTGGACGGTTTTTTCTTATGtggatttttttaaatgacTTGGAGGAGAAAGAAGAAGGTTAGTAGGAGAGAGGGCACGCATGTGCCTTGCACGTGCcccttttcttcatcttcttcatcccaaACCCAGAATAAACCTAAAACCTTACATTCATCAATGCATCTAAAACTCCTAACATTTAATCTGCAGCCAACAACAAAAAATGTCCAGCCCCATCTTTCTTTCTATGAAACCAATATGAAAATAACCACCAATCCTTGCAGATTCAGATTTCGACCTTTCCCCTTTCTTCCAGATCCAAATTCAACATTTTCCCTTCCTCCCAAATCCGTTTTAAAGATCAATCGGGCATTTCTttctgatattttttttttcatttttggagAGGCCCCCATCCACCGCTCCATGTGAACTACTTCACGCATTGTACAACAGAGAGAACCCCACTCCaattttttcttctccttcttccccaATTTTTTGTGAATCTTTCTCTTCCACTCCTTTTTGAATTGGGGTTTGTTTGATGGTGTTTCTAGGTCCAAGGGAGAGGGTTCAAAGGTACCCAAAACTTTGCAATCTGGATTGGTGTTTGTTCAATGGTGTTTCTGGGTCTTAGGAAGAGGGTTCAAAGGTACCCAGAACGAGATCGAAGGAGAAGAGGGGTCGAAGTTACCTAGAACGTCGCGATTTGGATTGGGGTTTGTTAGATGTTGTTTCTGGGTCAAAGGAAGAGAGATTGAAGTACCCAGAACGAGATTGAAGGAAGATGGTTCAAGGGACCCATAAATTtgtgttcaaaaaaaaaaaaaattcgttCACGGTAGAATTTCCAGCCTTGGGCTATATGTTTTTGTATTTATTGACTTGCTCTTATAGA contains:
- the LOC130722130 gene encoding OVARIAN TUMOR DOMAIN-containing deubiquitinating enzyme 1 isoform X1, whose amino-acid sequence is MQNKEAVSEDGEIGSEWNNFGDDDIMQQQHSIQADQANKVPFVGDKEPLSSLAAEYQSGSAILLEKIKVLDQQYAAIRRTRGDGNCFFRGFMFSYLEHVLVSQDQAEIDRIQANVEKSRTALQTLGYTELTFEDFFSLFIEQLESVIQGKETSISHEELVLRSRDQSISDYVVMFFRFVTSAEIQKRSEFFEPFILGLTNTTVEQFCKSSVEPMGEESDHVHITALSDALGVPIRVVYLDRSSCDTGGVSVNHHDFMPVAGDLPNASSSEKNTPFITLLYRPGHYDILYPK
- the LOC130722132 gene encoding calcium-binding protein KRP1-like, translating into MASKKSPIVFEDYFPAMMEKLGTEGFMKELTNGFQLLMDTEKKVITFESLKRNSALLGLEGMSDEEIMCMLREGDIDGDGALDEMEFCTLMFRLSPALMNNSKELLEEAIFSDL
- the LOC130722130 gene encoding OVARIAN TUMOR DOMAIN-containing deubiquitinating enzyme 1 isoform X2, which codes for MQNKEAVSEDGEIGSEWNNFGDDDIMQQQHSIQADQANKVPFVGDKEPLSSLAAEYQSGSAILLEKIKVLDQQYAAIRRTRGDGNCFFRGFMFSYLEHVLVSQDQAEIDRIQANVEKSRTALQTLGYTELTFEDFFSLFIEQLESVIQGKETSISHEELVLRSRDQSISDYVVMFFRFVTSAEIQKRSEFFEPFILGLTNTTVEQGCECDNGQWDWIGGWVSYVLWQTKVLKGT